The Panicum virgatum strain AP13 chromosome 5K, P.virgatum_v5, whole genome shotgun sequence genome has a window encoding:
- the LOC120707095 gene encoding 3-ketoacyl-CoA synthase 5-like translates to MNTPPLHVRFLWTMYRLVVDNFLAIVAAAAAAAALQRTSPEAALALVRAVRPVHWLLALLVVAAGAKLRRVGRPKDVYLVEYGCFRPKPWFRAPFATCLEHARLMPYLVDEESVSFAIRLLERSGLGEETCVPEAYHYMPPDRSLKASRDETELVIFSAVDDVFARSTVKPEEIDALIVNCSIFTPTPVFADMVVNRYNLRADVQNVNLSGMGCSAGLVSVGLAKNLLQVAPPGTNVLIVSTEILSSQYYVGMERAMLLPNCLFRMGAAAMILSNSSERARFRLTRVVRTVTAARDADYRCVFQEEDARGNTGIRLSKDLATTAGHALKSNIAAFGPLVLPASEQLLVALSFLKRKLLSGRAKVRLYRPDFRTAFEHICIHAGGRGVIDEVQAGLGLSDEDVEASRMTLHRFGNTSSSSVLYELAYIEAKGMMKKGDRVWMISFGAGFDCNSVAWECVKPAAGADGAWVDCIHRYPMQLPEIANDISD, encoded by the coding sequence ATGAACACGCCGCCGCTCCATGTCAGGTTCCTCTGGACCATGTACAGGCTCGTCGTCGACAACTTCCTCGCCatcgtcgccgcggccgccgccgccgcggcgctccaGAGAACGAGCCCCGAGGCGGCGCTCGCGCTGGTGCGGGCGGTCCGGCCGGTCCACTGGCTGCTGGCGCTGCTggtggtcgccgccggcgccaagcTGAGGCGCGTGGGCCGGCCCAAGGACGTGTACCTCGTCGAGTACGGCTGCTTCCGGCCCAAGCCGTGGTTCCGGGCGCCGTTCGCCACGTGCCTGGAGCACGCGCGCCTGATGCCGTACCTGGTCGACGAGGAGAGCGTCAGCTTCGCCATCCGCCTGCTCGAGCGCTCCGGCCTCGGCGAGGAGACCTGCGTGCCGGAGGCCTACCACTACATGCCGCCCGACCGCAGCCTCAAGGCCTCCCGCGACGAGACCGAGCTGGTCATCTTCTCCGCCGTCGACGACGTCTTCGCCAGGTCCACCGTCAAGCCCGAGGAGATCGACGCGCTCATCGTCAACTGCAGCATCTTCACGCCCACGCCGGTCTTCGCCGACATGGTCGTCAACAGGTACAACCTCCGCGCCGACGTGCAGAACGTCAACCTGTCCGGGATGGGGTGCAGCGCGGGGCTCGTCTCCGTCGGCCTGGCCAAGAACCTCCTGCAGGTGGCGCCGCCGGGAACGAACGTCCTCATCGTGTCCACGGAGATCCTCTCATCGCAGTACTACGTTGGCATGGAGCGCGCCATGCTGCTCCCCAACTGCCTCTTCCgcatgggcgccgccgccatgatcCTCTCCAACTCATCGGAGCGGGCGCGGTTCAGGCTCACCCGCGTGGTGCGCACCGTGACGGCCGCGCGTGACGCCGACTACCGGTGCGTGTTCCAGGAGGAGGACGCCAGGGGCAACACGGGGATCCGTCTCTCCAAGGacctcgccaccaccgccggccacgcgcTCAAGAGCAACATCGCCGCCTTCGGCCCGCTCGTCCTGCCGGCCTCGGAGCAGCTCCTCGTCGCGCTCTCCTTCCTCAAGCGGAAGCTCCTCAGCGGGCGCGCCAAGGTGAGGCTCTACCGTCCCGACTTCCGGACGGCGTTCGAGCACATCTGCATCCACGCAGGCGGTCGCGGGGTGATCGACGAGGTCCAGGCAGGCCTCGGCCTCTCCGACGAGGACGTGGAGGCGTCCCGGATGACGCTGCACCGGTTCGGGAACACGTCGAGCAGCTCCGTGCTGTACGAGCTGGCGTACATCGAGGCCAAGGGGATGATGAAGAAGGGCGACCGGGTGTGGATGATCTCCTTCGGCGCCGGCTTCGACTGCAACAGCGTGGCGTGGGAGTGCGTCAAGCCGGCAGCCGGCGCCGACGGGGCGTGGGTCGACTGCATCCACCGCTACCCGATGCAGCTCCCAGAAATCGCCAATGACATATCTGACTAG